The Takifugu flavidus isolate HTHZ2018 chromosome 17, ASM371156v2, whole genome shotgun sequence genome contains a region encoding:
- the scrib gene encoding protein scribble homolog isoform X7, with product MLKCIPLWRCNRHVESVDKRHCNLHTVPDEIFRYSRSLEELLLDANQLKELPKPFFRLLNLRKLGLSDNEIQRLPPEVANFMQLVELDISRNDIPEIPESIKFCRALEIADFSGNPLSRLPDGFTQLRTLAHLALNDVSLQTLPNDIGNLANLVTLELRENLLKSLPTSLSFLVKLEQLDLGSNELEDLPDTLGALPNLRELWLDRNQLSTLPEELGNLRRLVCLDVSENRLEELPSELNGLLALTDLLLTQNLLEFVPDSIGSLKQLSILKVDQNRMTNLTDSIGECENLTELVLTENLLQSLPQSLGKLKKLTNLNVDRNRLSSVPKELGGCSSLNVLSLRDNRLGKLPAELADATELHVLDVAGNRLQNLPFSLTNLNLKAMWLAENQSQPMLKFQTEDDERTGEKVLTCYLLPQQPSPSLENLLQSSVDDSWTDSNLNRVSVIQFQEETKGEDEDDEAAAERRGLQRRATPHPSELKVMKKVIEERRNEAYTSRADGADENEDQQEKRLSDLSNQSHDSQVSNSTLSAASHEDRLNAAPNTQREDLVDGHSPQDEEELDEMEVEYIEPTVHFAEEPIIRGGDEDEEEGGENGDRTDEEDEKPPFPMEKQRLIRKDTPHYKKHFKITKLPKPETVAALLQGFSPDGLNSPTRAGEEEDEEDDDQSTPLHHPRMEELGDSRLQVNSSQVKGVSFDQVNNLLIEPARIEEEEHTITIQRQTGGLGISIAGGKGSTPYKGDDEGIFISRVSAEGPAARAGVKVGDKLLEVNGVDLHEAEHHTAVEALRSSGATVSMTVLREHMVEPENAITTTPLRPEDDYFPRERRSSGIAFNLEPTTSGPQQRLTTCLIRNDKGLGFSIAGGKGSTPYRTGDTGIYISRIAEGGAAHRDSVLCVGDRVISINGVDMTEARHDQAVALLTGTSPTISLVVERDPKASMGSPGQSRARAHSPPPPEPSDSPDQDEEGLQGNHLGQMEDQYPIEEVTLLKSGGPLGLSIVGGSDHASHPFGVNEPGVFISKVIPHGLASQSGLRVGDRILEVNSIDLRHATHQEAVRSLLANKQEIRMLVRRDPSPPGMQEVVIQKQPGEKLGISIRGGAKGHAGNPFDATDEGVFVSKVSSTGAAARDGRLQVGMRILEVNNHSLLGMTHTEAVRVLRAVGDSLSMLVCDGFDPQKVTSVEASPGIIANPFAAGIVRKNSMESISSIDRDLSPEEIDIMQKESEMVRETSQWEREEMEKVERMRLEREEATRQLEEETEVRYFFQGGVLTTFLPANGSQNTSNISTGPLKLDYKTLAALPTSSLQKINRAPSTDSPRTDSPIREAPYSPIIQPANIHYTSTPTTKDDTLSSTRPGAIQPVGRVRQGTSPSTPDGHSPNPFQHGPSPFNSQTSDLYGVRNNFHHRQSSPESPSPSGKDGPEQRSFKDRQKYFEIDVKQQTPDKPKPRVSLVGEDDLKKMREEEERKFEQRAREYLLDEDDEEDDEEDLAKQVAHMKASGKVLLDGVEYKVEPISSPSQHYNVTPQRYSGSSGPSPVDSKGDSQRNSLEDSFRQEQRPNSMTGLIPAYSGETAPIRTAKAERRHQERLRMQSPELAVAPDKDLSPAEKRALEAEKRAMWRAARPCGLEDDVRQYEQDLAKRLYQARVRASQGTSEAPTSSASSAASQLRMKSLEQDALKAQMVIAKSRDGKKRGTLDQLTESPSPAPTPSPTPMEELSPRGLTSPGRLSLSSKKFDYRQFAAIPSSKPVYDIQTPDTIDDMKFIDDGSSSQGRAASPEAEMQTAPPATSALEEMALYSNKRKLRQGRRSLETAVPT from the exons ATGCTGAAGTGCATTCCTCTGTGGCGCTGCAACCGCCACGTCGAGTCGGTGGACAAGCGACATTGCAACCTGCATACTGTCCCCGATGAGATATTCCGCTACAGTCGCAGCCTGGAAGAGCTACTCCTTGATGCCAACCAACTCAAAGAGCTACCAAAG CCTTTCTTCAGACTACTGAACCTCCGGAAGCTCGGCCTTAGTGACAATGAGATCCAGAGACTCCCACCCGAGGTGGCCAATTTCAtgcagctggtggagctggacatCTCCAGAAATG ACATTCCTGAGATCCCCGAGAGCATTAAATTTTGCAGAGCTTTGGAGATTGCAGATTTCAGTGGAAACCCCCTATCCAG ATTGCCAGATGGCTTCACTCAACTCAGAACGCTGGCTCACTTGGCACTCAACGATGTGTCATTGCAGACGTTACCCAATGACATTGGAAA TTTAGCTAACCTGGTGACGTTGGAGCTCAGGGAGAACCTGCTGAAGTCTCTGCCCAC cTCGCTCTCTTTCCTGGTAAAACTGGAACAGCTGGATCTGGGCAGTAATGAACTGGAAGATTTG CCGGACACCCTTGGTGCTCTCCCCAATCTGAGGGAACTCTGGCTTGACCGAAATCAGTTATCTACATTACCAGAA gagctAGGGAACCTGCGGAGACTGGTGTGTCTGGACGTGTCTGAAAACCGTCTGGAGGAGCTTCCCTCGGAGCTAAATGGCCTTTTGGCTCTCACTGACCTGCTGCTCACACAGAACCTTCTGGAGTTTGTTCCAGACAGCATAG GCTCCCTGAAACAGCTATCCATCTTGAAGGTGGACCAGAACAGGATGACTAATCTGACTGATTCAATAGGAGAATGTGAAAACCTAACAGAGCTTGTCCTAACAGAAAACCTATTACAG TCACTTCCTCAATCGCTGGGCAAGCTAAAGAAACTGACCAATCTGAATGTAGACCGCAACCGTTTGAGCAGCGTACCCAAAGAGCTGGGTGGCTGCTCCAGCCTCAATGTCCTCTCACTGAGAGACAACCGCTTGGGCAAACTTCCCGCTGAGCTTGCAGATGCCACTGAGCTACACGTGCTGGATGTGGCCGGAAACAG ATTACAAAATCTGCCCTTTTCACTGACAAACCTCAACCTGAAGGCTATGTGGCTGGCAGAGAACCAGTCACAGCCAATGCTCAAATTCCAGACAGAGGATGATGAACGTACGGGAGAGAAAGTGTTGACCTGCTATCTGCTTCCTCAGCAGCCCTCTCCAAGTCTAG AGAACTTGTTGCAGAGCAGTGTGGATGACAGCTGGACAGACAGTAACCTGAACAGAGTGTCAGTGATTCAGTTCCAGGAGGAGACCaaaggagaggacgaggacgacgaggcagcagcagaacgCAGA GGCCTTCAGCGAAGAGCCACGCCACATCCGAGTGAACTGAAAGTGATGAAGAAGGTcattgaggagaggagaaatgaaGCTTACACATCCAGAGCTGATGGCGCAGATGAGAATGAAGACCAACAG GAGAAGCGGCTCAGTGACCTGTCCAATCAGAGCCACGACTCCCAGGTCTCCAATAGCACACTGTCAGCCGCCTCGCACGAGGACAGGCTCAATGCTGCCCCAAACACTCAGAGGGAAGACCTTGTAGATGGCCACTCTCCTCAGGATGAGGAAGAGTTGGATGAGATGGAGGTGGAATACATTGAG CCAACTGTGCACTTTGCAGAAGAGCCAATCATTCGAGGAGGAGAcgaggatgaagaagagggtGGGGAAAATGGCGATAGGACTGACGAAGAGGACGAGAAGCCGCCCTTTCCTATGGAGAAGCAACGGTTGATCAGAAAAGATACACCACACTACAAGAAGCACTTCAAGATTACCAAGCTGCCTAAGCCCGAGACCGTGGCTGCTCTTCTGCAGGGATTCAGTCCTGATGGCCTGAATTCCCCAACACGggctggtgaagaagaggatgaggaggacgatGATCAGAGCACCCCACTGCATCATCCCAGAATGGAGGAGCTTGGGGACAGCAGGCTCCAGGTTAACTCCAGTCAAGTGAAG GGGGTGTCATTTGATCAAGTCAATAATCTGCTGATTGAACCTGCTCGaattgaggaggaagag CACACAATCACCATTCAGCGACAAACAGGCGGCCTGGGCATCAGCATTGCTGGTGGGAAAGGATCTACACCTTACAAGGGAGATGATGAG GGAATCTTCATCTCTAGGGTATCTGCAGAGGGTCCTGCAGCCAGAGCTGGGGTGAAAGTAGGAGACAAACTCCTGGAG gtgaaTGGTGTGGACCTCCATGAGGCAGAACACCACACAGCTGTTGAAGCGTTGCGAAGCTCCGGGGCGACAGTTTCTATGACGGTGCTACGTGAACATATGGTGGAACCAGAGAACGCCATCACCACCACGCCGCTGAGGCCGGAAGACGACTACTTCCCACGGGAGAGGCGCAGCAGCGGCATCGCCTTCAACCTGGAGCCAACCACCAGCGGACCTCAGCAGCGACTCACCACCTGCCTGATCCGAAATGACAAGGGGCTTGGATTCAGCATCGCCGGTGGCAAAGGCTCCACACCTTACCGTACAGGAGACACG GGAATCTATATTTCACGTATTGCTGAAGGTGGAGCAGCTCACAGAGACAGTGTACTGTGCGTAGGGGACAGGGTGATTTCT ATCAATGGTGTTGACATGACAGAGGCCAGGCATGACCAGGCAGTAGCACTCCTTACTGGCACCTCCCCCACCATCTCCCTCGTGGTGGAGCGAGATCCGAAAGCATCAATGGGCTCTCCTGGCCAATCTCGGGCGCGAGCCCATTCCCCTCCACCCCCAGAACCCTCCGATTCACCAGACCAGGACGAAGAAGGTCTTCAAGGAAACCACTTGGGCCAGATGGAGGATCAGTATCCCATTGAG GAGGTCACGCTACTAAAGTCCGGTGGCCCTCTAGGCCTGAGTATTGTGGGAGGCAGCGATCATGCCAGTCACCCATTTGGAGTCAATGAGCCCGGTGTCTTCATCTCCAAG GTGATTCCTCATGGTCTTGCGAGTCAAAGTGGGCTGCGTGTCGGAGATCGAATACTGGAAGTAAATTCCATCGATCTGCGTCATGCCACCCATCAGGAAGCTGTCCGCTCTCTTTTGGCTAATAAGCAGGAGATCCGTATGCTAGTACGGAGGGACCCTTCGCCACCCGGCATGCAG GAAGTTGTAATCCAGAAGCAGCCAGGGGAGAAACTTGGCATTAGTATTCGTGGTGGGGCAAAGGGTCATGCAGGAAACCCCTTTGATGCCACAGATGAGGGTGTCTTCGTCTCCAAG GTGAGTTCAACTGGTGCAGCAGCACGAGATGGCCGTCTGCAGGTGGGCATGCGGATCCTCGAGGTGAATAACCACAGCCTGCTGGGAATGACGCACACAGAGGCTGTACGAGTGCTGCGGGCTGTGGGAGACTCTCTCAGCATGCTCGTGTGTGATGGCTTTGACCCACAGAAGGTCACTTCTGTAGAG GCCTCTCCCGGCATCATTGCCAACCCATTCGCAGCAGGCATCGTCCGTAAGAACAGCATGGAGAGTATCTCATCTATAGACCGTGACCTGAGTCCAGAAGAGATCGACATTATGCAGAAG GAGTCTGAAATGGTGAGAGAAACATCACAGTGGGAACgtgaagagatggagaaagtg GAGCGTATGCGTTTGGAGCGAGAGGAAGCCACTCGCCAGCTAGAAGAGGAGACCGAGGTGAGATACTTCTTCCAGGGAGGTGTCCTGACGACATTCCTGCCTGCAAATGGGTCACAAAACACATCA AACATAAGCACTGGACCCCTAAAACTTGACTACAAAACACTGGCGGCACTGCCCACCAGCAGTCTGCAGAAAATTAACAGG GCACCTTCCACTGATTCCCCCAGGACAGATAGCCCAATCAGGGAAGCGCCTTACTCTCCCATAATCCAACCG GCAAACATTCATTACACTTCCACCCCCACTACCAAGGATGACACACTTTCATCA ACTCGACCGGGGGCCATCCAGCCAGTGGGACGTGTGCGTCAGGGAACGTCCCCCTCCACCCCGGACGGCCACAGCCCCAACCCTTTCCAGCATGGCCCCTCCCCCTTCAACTCCCAGACCTCT GATCTCTATGGTGTGAGGAACAACTTCCACCACAGGCAGTCAAGCCCAGAG AGTCCTTCTCCTAGTGGGAAAGACGGCCCAGAGCAGCGATCTTTCAAGGACCGTCAGAAGTACTTTGAGATTGACGTGAAGCAACAGACTCCCGACAAACCCAAACCTCGAGTGTCCCTCGTTGGCGAAGATGACCTCAAGAaaatgagagaggaagaag AGAGGAAGTTTGAGCAGCGGGCGCGGGAGTACCTATTGGATGAagacgatgaggaggatgatgaggaggatctgGCTAAGCAGGTGGCACACATGAAGGCCTCTGGGAAAGTCTTACTGGATGGCGTCGAGTACAAGGTGGAGCCCATTTCCTCCCCATCTCAGCACTATAATGTAACGCCACAAAGATACAGCGGCAGCTCTGG gCCTTCTCCAGTTGATAGTAAAGGGGACTCTCAGAGGAATTCACTGGAGGACAGTTTCAGGCAGGAGCAGAGGCCCAACTCCATGACTGG TCTGATCCCAGCGTATTCCGGGGAAACGGCTCCCATCCGCACAGCCAAAGCGGAGCGAAGACACCAGGAAAGGCTCCGCATGCAGAGCCCCGAGCTGGCCGTGGCCCCCGACAAAGACCTGTCCCCCGCTGAGAAACGAGCCCTAGAGGCTGAGAAGAGAGCCATGTGGCGGGCGGCAAG GCCCTGTGGCTTAGAGGACGATGTTAGACAGTATGAGCAGGACCTGGCTAAGAGGCTCTACCAGGCCCGGGTGAGGGCTTCTCAGGGCACGTCCGAGGCCCccacctcctctgcctcctccgcAGCCTCCCAGCTCAG AATGAAGTCTCTGGAGCAGGACGCTCTGAAAGCTCAGATGGTCATCGCAAAGTCTCGGGACGGCAAGAAACGCGGCACGCTCGACCAGCTGACGGAGTCGCCCTCACCTGCCCCCACACCCTCACCTACACCAATGGAAG
- the scrib gene encoding protein scribble homolog isoform X6 — translation MLKCIPLWRCNRHVESVDKRHCNLHTVPDEIFRYSRSLEELLLDANQLKELPKPFFRLLNLRKLGLSDNEIQRLPPEVANFMQLVELDISRNDIPEIPESIKFCRALEIADFSGNPLSRLPDGFTQLRTLAHLALNDVSLQTLPNDIGNLANLVTLELRENLLKSLPTSLSFLVKLEQLDLGSNELEDLPDTLGALPNLRELWLDRNQLSTLPEELGNLRRLVCLDVSENRLEELPSELNGLLALTDLLLTQNLLEFVPDSIGSLKQLSILKVDQNRMTNLTDSIGECENLTELVLTENLLQSLPQSLGKLKKLTNLNVDRNRLSSVPKELGGCSSLNVLSLRDNRLGKLPAELADATELHVLDVAGNRLQNLPFSLTNLNLKAMWLAENQSQPMLKFQTEDDERTGEKVLTCYLLPQQPSPSLENLLQSSVDDSWTDSNLNRVSVIQFQEETKGEDEDDEAAAERRGLQRRATPHPSELKVMKKVIEERRNEAYTSRADGADENEDQQEKRLSDLSNQSHDSQVSNSTLSAASHEDRLNAAPNTQREDLVDGHSPQDEEELDEMEVEYIEPTVHFAEEPIIRGGDEDEEEGGENGDRTDEEDEKPPFPMEKQRLIRKDTPHYKKHFKITKLPKPETVAALLQGFSPDGLNSPTRAGEEEDEEDDDQSTPLHHPRMEELGDSRLQVNSSQVKGVSFDQVNNLLIEPARIEEEEHTITIQRQTGGLGISIAGGKGSTPYKGDDEGIFISRVSAEGPAARAGVKVGDKLLEVNGVDLHEAEHHTAVEALRSSGATVSMTVLREHMVEPENAITTTPLRPEDDYFPRERRSSGIAFNLEPTTSGPQQRLTTCLIRNDKGLGFSIAGGKGSTPYRTGDTGIYISRIAEGGAAHRDSVLCVGDRVISINGVDMTEARHDQAVALLTGTSPTISLVVERDPKASMGSPGQSRARAHSPPPPEPSDSPDQDEEGLQGNHLGQMEDQYPIEEVTLLKSGGPLGLSIVGGSDHASHPFGVNEPGVFISKVIPHGLASQSGLRVGDRILEVNSIDLRHATHQEAVRSLLANKQEIRMLVRRDPSPPGMQEVVIQKQPGEKLGISIRGGAKGHAGNPFDATDEGVFVSKVSSTGAAARDGRLQVGMRILEVNNHSLLGMTHTEAVRVLRAVGDSLSMLVCDGFDPQKVTSVEASPGIIANPFAAGIVRKNSMESISSIDRDLSPEEIDIMQKESEMVRETSQWEREEMEKVERMRLEREEATRQLEEETEVRYFFQGGVLTTFLPANGSQNTSNISTGPLKLDYKTLAALPTSSLQKINRAPSTDSPRTDSPIREAPYSPIIQPPSHQSSNSSLCAARETRFANIHYTSTPTTKDDTLSSTRPGAIQPVGRVRQGTSPSTPDGHSPNPFQHGPSPFNSQTSDLYGVRNNFHHRQSSPESPSPSGKDGPEQRSFKDRQKYFEIDVKQQTPDKPKPRVSLVGEDDLKKMREEEERKFEQRAREYLLDEDDEEDDEEDLAKQVAHMKASGKVLLDGVEYKVEPISSPSQHYNVTPQRYSGSSGPSPVDSKGDSQRNSLEDSFRQEQRPNSMTGLIPAYSGETAPIRTAKAERRHQERLRMQSPELAVAPDKDLSPAEKRALEAEKRAMWRAARPCGLEDDVRQYEQDLAKRLYQARVRASQGTSEAPTSSASSAASQLRMKSLEQDALKAQMVIAKSRDGKKRGTLDQLTESPSPAPTPSPTPMEELSPRGLTSPGRLSLSSKKFDYRQFAAIPSSKPVYDIQTPDTIDDMKFIDDGSSSQGRAASPEAEMQTAPPATSALEEMALYSNKRKLRQGRRSLETAVPT, via the exons ATGCTGAAGTGCATTCCTCTGTGGCGCTGCAACCGCCACGTCGAGTCGGTGGACAAGCGACATTGCAACCTGCATACTGTCCCCGATGAGATATTCCGCTACAGTCGCAGCCTGGAAGAGCTACTCCTTGATGCCAACCAACTCAAAGAGCTACCAAAG CCTTTCTTCAGACTACTGAACCTCCGGAAGCTCGGCCTTAGTGACAATGAGATCCAGAGACTCCCACCCGAGGTGGCCAATTTCAtgcagctggtggagctggacatCTCCAGAAATG ACATTCCTGAGATCCCCGAGAGCATTAAATTTTGCAGAGCTTTGGAGATTGCAGATTTCAGTGGAAACCCCCTATCCAG ATTGCCAGATGGCTTCACTCAACTCAGAACGCTGGCTCACTTGGCACTCAACGATGTGTCATTGCAGACGTTACCCAATGACATTGGAAA TTTAGCTAACCTGGTGACGTTGGAGCTCAGGGAGAACCTGCTGAAGTCTCTGCCCAC cTCGCTCTCTTTCCTGGTAAAACTGGAACAGCTGGATCTGGGCAGTAATGAACTGGAAGATTTG CCGGACACCCTTGGTGCTCTCCCCAATCTGAGGGAACTCTGGCTTGACCGAAATCAGTTATCTACATTACCAGAA gagctAGGGAACCTGCGGAGACTGGTGTGTCTGGACGTGTCTGAAAACCGTCTGGAGGAGCTTCCCTCGGAGCTAAATGGCCTTTTGGCTCTCACTGACCTGCTGCTCACACAGAACCTTCTGGAGTTTGTTCCAGACAGCATAG GCTCCCTGAAACAGCTATCCATCTTGAAGGTGGACCAGAACAGGATGACTAATCTGACTGATTCAATAGGAGAATGTGAAAACCTAACAGAGCTTGTCCTAACAGAAAACCTATTACAG TCACTTCCTCAATCGCTGGGCAAGCTAAAGAAACTGACCAATCTGAATGTAGACCGCAACCGTTTGAGCAGCGTACCCAAAGAGCTGGGTGGCTGCTCCAGCCTCAATGTCCTCTCACTGAGAGACAACCGCTTGGGCAAACTTCCCGCTGAGCTTGCAGATGCCACTGAGCTACACGTGCTGGATGTGGCCGGAAACAG ATTACAAAATCTGCCCTTTTCACTGACAAACCTCAACCTGAAGGCTATGTGGCTGGCAGAGAACCAGTCACAGCCAATGCTCAAATTCCAGACAGAGGATGATGAACGTACGGGAGAGAAAGTGTTGACCTGCTATCTGCTTCCTCAGCAGCCCTCTCCAAGTCTAG AGAACTTGTTGCAGAGCAGTGTGGATGACAGCTGGACAGACAGTAACCTGAACAGAGTGTCAGTGATTCAGTTCCAGGAGGAGACCaaaggagaggacgaggacgacgaggcagcagcagaacgCAGA GGCCTTCAGCGAAGAGCCACGCCACATCCGAGTGAACTGAAAGTGATGAAGAAGGTcattgaggagaggagaaatgaaGCTTACACATCCAGAGCTGATGGCGCAGATGAGAATGAAGACCAACAG GAGAAGCGGCTCAGTGACCTGTCCAATCAGAGCCACGACTCCCAGGTCTCCAATAGCACACTGTCAGCCGCCTCGCACGAGGACAGGCTCAATGCTGCCCCAAACACTCAGAGGGAAGACCTTGTAGATGGCCACTCTCCTCAGGATGAGGAAGAGTTGGATGAGATGGAGGTGGAATACATTGAG CCAACTGTGCACTTTGCAGAAGAGCCAATCATTCGAGGAGGAGAcgaggatgaagaagagggtGGGGAAAATGGCGATAGGACTGACGAAGAGGACGAGAAGCCGCCCTTTCCTATGGAGAAGCAACGGTTGATCAGAAAAGATACACCACACTACAAGAAGCACTTCAAGATTACCAAGCTGCCTAAGCCCGAGACCGTGGCTGCTCTTCTGCAGGGATTCAGTCCTGATGGCCTGAATTCCCCAACACGggctggtgaagaagaggatgaggaggacgatGATCAGAGCACCCCACTGCATCATCCCAGAATGGAGGAGCTTGGGGACAGCAGGCTCCAGGTTAACTCCAGTCAAGTGAAG GGGGTGTCATTTGATCAAGTCAATAATCTGCTGATTGAACCTGCTCGaattgaggaggaagag CACACAATCACCATTCAGCGACAAACAGGCGGCCTGGGCATCAGCATTGCTGGTGGGAAAGGATCTACACCTTACAAGGGAGATGATGAG GGAATCTTCATCTCTAGGGTATCTGCAGAGGGTCCTGCAGCCAGAGCTGGGGTGAAAGTAGGAGACAAACTCCTGGAG gtgaaTGGTGTGGACCTCCATGAGGCAGAACACCACACAGCTGTTGAAGCGTTGCGAAGCTCCGGGGCGACAGTTTCTATGACGGTGCTACGTGAACATATGGTGGAACCAGAGAACGCCATCACCACCACGCCGCTGAGGCCGGAAGACGACTACTTCCCACGGGAGAGGCGCAGCAGCGGCATCGCCTTCAACCTGGAGCCAACCACCAGCGGACCTCAGCAGCGACTCACCACCTGCCTGATCCGAAATGACAAGGGGCTTGGATTCAGCATCGCCGGTGGCAAAGGCTCCACACCTTACCGTACAGGAGACACG GGAATCTATATTTCACGTATTGCTGAAGGTGGAGCAGCTCACAGAGACAGTGTACTGTGCGTAGGGGACAGGGTGATTTCT ATCAATGGTGTTGACATGACAGAGGCCAGGCATGACCAGGCAGTAGCACTCCTTACTGGCACCTCCCCCACCATCTCCCTCGTGGTGGAGCGAGATCCGAAAGCATCAATGGGCTCTCCTGGCCAATCTCGGGCGCGAGCCCATTCCCCTCCACCCCCAGAACCCTCCGATTCACCAGACCAGGACGAAGAAGGTCTTCAAGGAAACCACTTGGGCCAGATGGAGGATCAGTATCCCATTGAG GAGGTCACGCTACTAAAGTCCGGTGGCCCTCTAGGCCTGAGTATTGTGGGAGGCAGCGATCATGCCAGTCACCCATTTGGAGTCAATGAGCCCGGTGTCTTCATCTCCAAG GTGATTCCTCATGGTCTTGCGAGTCAAAGTGGGCTGCGTGTCGGAGATCGAATACTGGAAGTAAATTCCATCGATCTGCGTCATGCCACCCATCAGGAAGCTGTCCGCTCTCTTTTGGCTAATAAGCAGGAGATCCGTATGCTAGTACGGAGGGACCCTTCGCCACCCGGCATGCAG GAAGTTGTAATCCAGAAGCAGCCAGGGGAGAAACTTGGCATTAGTATTCGTGGTGGGGCAAAGGGTCATGCAGGAAACCCCTTTGATGCCACAGATGAGGGTGTCTTCGTCTCCAAG GTGAGTTCAACTGGTGCAGCAGCACGAGATGGCCGTCTGCAGGTGGGCATGCGGATCCTCGAGGTGAATAACCACAGCCTGCTGGGAATGACGCACACAGAGGCTGTACGAGTGCTGCGGGCTGTGGGAGACTCTCTCAGCATGCTCGTGTGTGATGGCTTTGACCCACAGAAGGTCACTTCTGTAGAG GCCTCTCCCGGCATCATTGCCAACCCATTCGCAGCAGGCATCGTCCGTAAGAACAGCATGGAGAGTATCTCATCTATAGACCGTGACCTGAGTCCAGAAGAGATCGACATTATGCAGAAG GAGTCTGAAATGGTGAGAGAAACATCACAGTGGGAACgtgaagagatggagaaagtg GAGCGTATGCGTTTGGAGCGAGAGGAAGCCACTCGCCAGCTAGAAGAGGAGACCGAGGTGAGATACTTCTTCCAGGGAGGTGTCCTGACGACATTCCTGCCTGCAAATGGGTCACAAAACACATCA AACATAAGCACTGGACCCCTAAAACTTGACTACAAAACACTGGCGGCACTGCCCACCAGCAGTCTGCAGAAAATTAACAGG GCACCTTCCACTGATTCCCCCAGGACAGATAGCCCAATCAGGGAAGCGCCTTACTCTCCCATAATCCAACCG CCCAGTCATCAGTCTTCCAACAGCTCCCTGTGTGCAGCCAGGGAAACCCGCTTC GCAAACATTCATTACACTTCCACCCCCACTACCAAGGATGACACACTTTCATCA ACTCGACCGGGGGCCATCCAGCCAGTGGGACGTGTGCGTCAGGGAACGTCCCCCTCCACCCCGGACGGCCACAGCCCCAACCCTTTCCAGCATGGCCCCTCCCCCTTCAACTCCCAGACCTCT GATCTCTATGGTGTGAGGAACAACTTCCACCACAGGCAGTCAAGCCCAGAG AGTCCTTCTCCTAGTGGGAAAGACGGCCCAGAGCAGCGATCTTTCAAGGACCGTCAGAAGTACTTTGAGATTGACGTGAAGCAACAGACTCCCGACAAACCCAAACCTCGAGTGTCCCTCGTTGGCGAAGATGACCTCAAGAaaatgagagaggaagaag AGAGGAAGTTTGAGCAGCGGGCGCGGGAGTACCTATTGGATGAagacgatgaggaggatgatgaggaggatctgGCTAAGCAGGTGGCACACATGAAGGCCTCTGGGAAAGTCTTACTGGATGGCGTCGAGTACAAGGTGGAGCCCATTTCCTCCCCATCTCAGCACTATAATGTAACGCCACAAAGATACAGCGGCAGCTCTGG gCCTTCTCCAGTTGATAGTAAAGGGGACTCTCAGAGGAATTCACTGGAGGACAGTTTCAGGCAGGAGCAGAGGCCCAACTCCATGACTGG TCTGATCCCAGCGTATTCCGGGGAAACGGCTCCCATCCGCACAGCCAAAGCGGAGCGAAGACACCAGGAAAGGCTCCGCATGCAGAGCCCCGAGCTGGCCGTGGCCCCCGACAAAGACCTGTCCCCCGCTGAGAAACGAGCCCTAGAGGCTGAGAAGAGAGCCATGTGGCGGGCGGCAAG GCCCTGTGGCTTAGAGGACGATGTTAGACAGTATGAGCAGGACCTGGCTAAGAGGCTCTACCAGGCCCGGGTGAGGGCTTCTCAGGGCACGTCCGAGGCCCccacctcctctgcctcctccgcAGCCTCCCAGCTCAG AATGAAGTCTCTGGAGCAGGACGCTCTGAAAGCTCAGATGGTCATCGCAAAGTCTCGGGACGGCAAGAAACGCGGCACGCTCGACCAGCTGACGGAGTCGCCCTCACCTGCCCCCACACCCTCACCTACACCAATGGAAG